A part of Neosynechococcus sphagnicola sy1 genomic DNA contains:
- a CDS encoding metallophosphoesterase, giving the protein MRRWRWVLMLLFLGVSTLLLTLVPPALVQESPGFSLRLLHTNDHHAHLDPVQFGDQPLGGIARRRTLIQQLRSQSQQQGTPSVLLDAGDIFQGTLYFLQYQGQADVDFYNVLQYDAATLGNHEFDRGPQVLADFIHAAHFPLLSANLEPAPASVLKNQIKPWIILPVGGQKLGILGLTTAETPILSSPGKDLTFTDPIQAAQTAVQALQAQGVNKIIAITHLGLIADRELARQVAGIDIIVGGHSHTPLGTMPGATNPYPIVETAPDGQPVLVVTAWEWGKYLGDLLVQFNPDGSLLSWQGNPRSRRRHPETRSRFS; this is encoded by the coding sequence TCTTCCTGGGGGTTTCCACTTTGTTACTGACCCTGGTGCCCCCAGCGCTGGTTCAGGAGTCTCCTGGTTTTAGCTTGCGCTTACTGCATACGAATGATCATCATGCCCACCTCGACCCCGTGCAGTTCGGGGATCAACCACTGGGGGGAATTGCTCGACGTCGAACTCTGATCCAGCAATTGCGATCCCAGAGCCAACAGCAGGGCACTCCCAGCGTGTTACTTGATGCTGGAGACATATTTCAGGGCACCCTTTATTTCCTGCAATACCAAGGGCAAGCCGATGTGGATTTCTATAATGTCTTGCAATACGATGCGGCGACCCTAGGAAACCATGAGTTTGATCGGGGACCACAGGTACTGGCCGATTTCATTCATGCTGCCCATTTCCCCCTCCTCTCTGCCAATCTTGAACCTGCACCAGCGTCAGTCCTCAAAAACCAGATCAAGCCCTGGATAATTCTCCCGGTGGGAGGACAAAAGCTGGGGATCTTAGGATTGACAACGGCAGAGACCCCAATTCTCTCCAGTCCGGGAAAGGATCTTACCTTTACCGACCCCATTCAGGCAGCTCAAACCGCCGTCCAAGCGCTGCAGGCCCAAGGAGTAAACAAGATTATTGCCATTACCCACCTAGGATTGATTGCAGATCGAGAACTCGCACGGCAGGTGGCAGGCATTGACATCATAGTGGGTGGACACTCCCATACCCCCTTGGGAACGATGCCCGGTGCCACCAACCCCTATCCCATCGTAGAGACCGCCCCCGATGGTCAACCTGTGCTGGTGGTCACCGCTTGGGAATGGGGGAAGTACCTGGGGGATCTGCTGGTGCAGTTTAACCCCGATGGCAGCCTGTTGTCCTGGCAAGGCAACCCCCGATCCCGTAGACGCCACCCTGAAACCCGATCCCGCTTTTCA